The DNA region TCCAAGCTCACATTCTGAATCAATTCTTTTGTTTTTTCTTTTGGTTTTAGCATCTCTGAATAATAAAAATACCCTTCTGAATAGTACCAATAATGTCTTCTCTCATTATTTGGCTGGTTGTCCTTATCAAAAATATCCGGATTATTGAAATTGATCATCAAATATTTTAGACCATCGGCTGGTCGGTTTCCGTTGTAGATATATGCTGTGTTTGGTTGTGATTTATCCCCTTTGTAAACTTCGGATACAGTATAATACTGACCAGTCTTAAGCTTATACGTACGGCCTTTTTCCCATGTCTTTGCATCATCTCCAGACATATCTGTCCCACTCGATACAGCACTGATTTTTAATCCGCCATTTCCTGTACCATCAACCATATCTAGTTCAAAATGAGCAAGAAATTCATAAAGAGAGACTCGGACAAACGCAGGAAGCTGTCCGTCATTTTTGATAAATAATCTTTTTTCTGTTACTGTCCCTGGGCTCCACTGCAAATTTGGGGTAAATGATTCATCGATTACAACAGAAAATTGTTTACTATTAGGCTTATTTCGATTGATCCTGTCATCACTATATGTAATCCAAGAGTATGTAGTCCCTACGACAAGCAATAAGCTTAAAACAATAGAAAATAAGCCCCACAACAATTTATGTGTGTGAATAATTTTTAATAGACGTTTTCCTTTTTTCATTTGCAGCCCCCTTTCACGATCCTTTTTTACTTGGTTCTTCTTTATGCTTCTTCCATAGCAAAATGCTGATCAACACCAATAGTAATCCTGTTAAAATCTTATAAATCAAATTTCTGATTTCTTCCCCTGTCAGAGGAAACATCCCCTTAGACTGTTCTTTTTCCTTAGACACTGGCTCCTTACTTGTGGAAGTCAGTGTTTCGGGTTGATTTTTTGTGGCGACAAATGTCCAATGATAAAGTAATTGGCTTTCTTCTTTAAAATCAGCTGCTGTAAAATTTTT from Enterococcus sp. 9D6_DIV0238 includes:
- a CDS encoding BsaA family SipW-dependent biofilm matrix protein translates to MKKGKRLLKIIHTHKLLWGLFSIVLSLLLVVGTTYSWITYSDDRINRNKPNSKQFSVVIDESFTPNLQWSPGTVTEKRLFIKNDGQLPAFVRVSLYEFLAHFELDMVDGTGNGGLKISAVSSGTDMSGDDAKTWEKGRTYKLKTGQYYTVSEVYKGDKSQPNTAYIYNGNRPADGLKYLMINFNNPDIFDKDNQPNNERRHYWYYSEGYFYYSEMLKPKEKTKELIQNVSLDKNLPNKYKGSLYQLVPIMDSHDSTKSLLEDWEIPAGSYVEAMYHDKVH